The genome window GAAGATGCGGAAGACCGATATTCCCGTTCTTGTCGGAAACGGCAGTAAATTCAGTAAATTGAGCGGGTGGAAACCCCGGATTAAATTCGAAAAAACAATTGAGGATCTTTTAAATTACTGGCGTGCGAAGATTTGATTCTTTTTCAACTACGTTCTCTTTTCTGTAGTTTTTTGACAGAATATGAATATTTTGATTGTCAATTGGCAGGATTGGAAAAATCCATTTGCCGGTGGCGCGGAAGTCTATCTTTATGAGATATTTTCCCGTTTGGCGAAGCGCGGACACAATATCATCCTGCTGTGCAGCAGAGGTAAGGGACAGAGTCGTTTTGAAGAGCTGGACGGTATAAAGATCTACAGAATAGGCAGGCGTTCCAACTTCAATTTTCTGGTTCCGGTCGCTCTGCGGGCACTTCTACGGCGGAACAAGGTGGATGTTGTTGTCGACGATTTGAATAAGATCCCTTTTTATTCCCCGATCTTTACGCGTAAGAAAGTACTTCCCATGCTTATGCATCTTTTCCGCACCACGATATACTGCGAAACCAATTTCATCTTTGCAAGTTATGTATTTTTCACCGAAAGGGTCATTCCTTTTATGTATGCTGGTTCGAACTTCGTGGCGATATCCCACAGTACGGCGGATGACTTAAGGGAAATCGGTGTCAGGAACAAGATATATGTAGTGCCGTGCGGTATTCCCGTAATTCCGTCGAAAATAAAGGAAGGACATCAGGATGACCTTGTCGCCTATGTGGGCCGATTGAAGAGATACAAATCGATAGATCACTTCATTGATGCG of candidate division WOR-3 bacterium contains these proteins:
- a CDS encoding glycosyltransferase family 1 protein, which codes for MNILIVNWQDWKNPFAGGAEVYLYEIFSRLAKRGHNIILLCSRGKGQSRFEELDGIKIYRIGRRSNFNFLVPVALRALLRRNKVDVVVDDLNKIPFYSPIFTRKKVLPMLMHLFRTTIYCETNFIFASYVFFTERVIPFMYAGSNFVAISHSTADDLREIGVRNKIYVVPCGIPVIPSKIKEGHQDDLVAYVGRLKRYKSIDHFIDAVSLLQKSMAVEALVVGDGDVRYELMNRAQQLKAKIKFTGFVGEEEKYRIYSRARVVVQPSVKEGWGLTAIEAQSCGTPVVCADSPGLREVVRNGETGFLYPYGDVNRLSDRIKELLTDRPKWRKFSVAAKKWAQKFSWDNAALEIERILEEEIYRGKI